A single window of Zea mays cultivar B73 chromosome 10, Zm-B73-REFERENCE-NAM-5.0, whole genome shotgun sequence DNA harbors:
- the LOC103641379 gene encoding uncharacterized protein, translating to MRGEAGNDCGGGDTQVLDGGTPPLGSPPSDGDETQREADDWALYDETQPLDDAETQLIDEVEEGVAGDWTETQLMDSGNEDGGCGDEDHGNDGDPVKTKQVEDEEGGDVGGGVDDNANKWTKTQLDEKCEVDGVNNIVGDMVETQLVEEPEEDADKDGLNGHGEHDLGEWGKTQLVEDSDEDIGDYELSDGTVVLSDNESLSGDERVVKSGMDKRDVKFGMEGRIEGLTGEIRKHDDNNLVDSDASTDEEGDTDSGHLHMKVPFVRVASVLTCGISEPRDTMSVNCMKQGKQMASDAIHPMPKVVDQSTKCSTSFGEVDNDSHGYVQNHDKGGAKSRDKCSTAKKLFADTTAEDGEKNSRCLAGLSYAGSQEPGDLSQANAFDVVDRLISINCGLSSQETIPNKLEIAKPHASSKRGTLMLAEKVDLGRSSNGKAEIFEFVDNLEDEGGGDFFSKNRDILLPKPIGRGEPKSHYTRAKKPSTKKSCGENKIGEAMNKRNSKLPGRLETIPLSHSRLFKSDVKSKQAYGSRTKKNLLKDLDNLSNAKSLEEQERADVALNDVGPDTQMAVEAMEALVQCSPAKSLSAEDQPLLNRDTMAEKSGIAKSHLKNGSQRTSNIQEGVTTRSKRRKVPDFSTKPQKERLRGSKVQESSEPIVKVKHKQTKSVPEKSKVSKEFIDENKYHGTPIAHRTRHCGRNDPSAFIEFSNKHLRRGKKLTGDSSTIQQVQNNRIAIESGLSYFEKESTEQICTNNDQDLQQSKDGSTQRTSVNNAQNLETHRVEPTTDVTCRDIPLHPKRRRTPTKLILSTSAAAANHEIPSEVARPYKKRRIFVRSVSDLLKYAKREPSHGRSASMLSSILEKSLAASPVLNFSVCGDSKTSSDVISSAQRPKESSHDEDTSKSPENNPQVPNRSMKTPSKVVNELSPTFSPANPSKGSSRNLSKASVARELLKLDPENVLPNQQRKDSRRRKDMAHVSILLSHHLDDDVVKRQKKILARLRGSEAFSMADATHFVADRFCRTKNMLEAITIGKPIVTSMWLENCGEAGCFIDERKYILRDEKKEKEIGFSMPISLASACNHPLLLGKRVFVTSNVKPSQAVVTSLVKASSGQPLERVGRSIMNEKEVAPDLLVISCEEDYQTCAPLLEKGASVFSVEFLLNGIVIQKLEYERHRLFLDRVKQTRSSRWLKDTVQDRFVPVPKRRRR from the exons ATGCGCGGCGAGGCCGGCAATGACTGTGGTGGCGGGGATACCCAAGTCCTGGACGGCGGGACACCTCCGTTAG GTTCTCCTCCGAGTGATGGCGATGAGACACAACGCGAGGCGGATGATTGGGCCCTGTACGACGAAACACAGCCTCTGGATGATGCTGAGACCCAGTTAATAGACGAGGTGGAGGAGGGTGTGGCTGGCGATTGGACGGAGACACAGTTGATGGATAGTGGCAACGAGGATGGTGGCTGTGGCGATGAGGATCATGGCAATGACGGTGACCCAGTGAAGACGAAGCAGGTGGAAGATGAAGAAGGAGGCGACGTTGGTGGTGGCGTGGATGATAATGCCAACAAATGGACCAAGACCCAGTTGGATGAAAAATGTGAGGTGGATGGAGTGAACAACATTGTTGGAGACATGGTTGAGACCCAGTTGGTTGAGGAACCTGAGGAGGATGCCGACAAGGATGGATTAAATGGTCATGGTGAACATGATCTTGGTGAGTGGGGGAAGACCCAGTTGGTTGAAGACTCTGACGAAGATATAGGTGACTATGAGTTGAGTGATGGCACCGTTGTCCTAAGTGACAATGAGAGCCTCTCAGGGGATGAGAGGGTTGTGAAGTCAGGAATGGATAAAAGGGATGTGAAGTTCGGAATGGAAGGAAGAATCGAGGGGTTAACTGGAGAGATAAGGAAGCATGATGATAATAATTTGGTGGATTCTGATGCATCGACGGACGAGGAGGGTGACACAGATTCAG GTCACCTTCATATGAAAGTACCTTTTGTTCGTGTTGCATCAGTACTGACATGTGGAATTTCTGAACCTCGGGACACTATGTCTGTGAACTGTATGAAGCAAGGGAAACAAATGGCCTCTGATGCAATACACCCCATGCCGAAAGTTGTAGATCAATCTACTAAATGTAGCACATCCTTTGGTGAGGTTGATAATGACTCTCATGGTTATGTACAGAACCATGATAAAGGTGGAGCTAAAAGCAGAGACAAGTGCTCAACGGCAAAAAAGCTTTTTGCTGACACAACAGCTGAGGATGGAGAAAAGAACAGCAGATGTCTTGCTGGATTAAGCTACGCTGGATCACAAGAGCCTGGTGATCTGTCACAAGCAAATGCTTTTGATGTTGTGGACAGGTTGATTTCAATAAATTGTGGATTATCATCTCAAGAAACCATCCCAAATAAATTGGAAATAGCAAAGCCACATGCTTCAAGTAAGAGGGGTACTTTAATGTTGGCTGAGAAGGTTGACCTTGGTAGAAGTTCAAATGGGAAGGCCGAAATATTTGAATTTGTGGATAACCTTGAAGATGAGGGAGGAGGTGACTTTTTCAGTAAAAACAGAGACATCTTGTTGCCAAAACCAATTGGTAGAGGTGAACCAAAGAGTCATTATACCAGAGCAAAGAAACCTTCCACAAAAAAATCATGTGGAGAAAATAAAATAGGGGAAGCCATGAACAAAAGAAATTCCAAACTACCTGGGAGGTTGGAAACTATTCCTTTATCACATTCAAGACTATTCAAAAGTGACGTAAAGAGTAAGCAGGCTTATGGAAGCAGGACTAAGAAAAACCTTTTGAAGGACTTAGATAACCTATCAAATGCCAAATCGTTGGAAGAACAGGAAAGGGCTGATGTAGCTTTGAATGATGTTGGTCCAGATACTCAAATGGCTGTTGAAGCTATGGAGGCCCTGGTACAATGTTCACCTGCTAAAAGTTTATCTGCTGAAGATCAACCTCTGCTCAATAGAGATACGATGGCTGAGAAGTCTGGAATAGCTAAAAGTCATTTGAAGAATGGTTCTCAGAGAACTAGCAACATCCAGGAAGGTGTCACAACACGTTCTAAGAGAAGAAAAGTACCTGACTTCAGTACCAAGCCTCAGAAAGAAAGACTAAGAGGATCAAAGGTGCAAGAAAGTTCTGAGCCTATAGTAAAAGTGAAGCATAAGCAAACAAAGTCTGTACCTGAGAAAAGCAAAGTTTCAAAGGAATTTATTGATGAAAATAAGTACCACGGGACACCTATTGCTCACCGAACTAGGCATTGTGGTAGGAATGACCCTTCTGCATTTATCGAGTTCTctaataaacacttgaggagaggCAAGAAATTGACCGGTGACAGCTCCACTATTCAGCAAGTGCAAAATAACCGAATTGCAATTGAATCTGGTTTGAGTTATTTTGAAAAAGAAAGCACAGAGCAGATTTGTACAAATAATGATCAAGATCTTCAGCAATCTAAGGATGGAAGCACTCAACGGACCAGTGTAAATAATGCTCAAAACCTTGAAACACACAGAGTTGAACCAACAACTGATGTTACCTGCAGAGATATCCCATTGCATCCCAAACGGCGAAGAACGCCTACAAAATTGATACTGTCAACTTCTGCAGCAGCTGCAAATCATGAAATACCATCAGAAGTGGCAAGACCATACAAGAAAAGGCGGATTTTTGTAAGAAGTGTTTCTGACCTGCTAAAGTATGCAAAGAGGGAACCTTCCCATGGGAGATCAGCTTCTATGCTGTCCAGCATATTAGAGAAGTCATTAGCTGCTTCTCCTGTACTTAATTTTTCTGTATGTGGTGACAGCAAAACTTCTTCTGATGTCATTAGCTCTGCACAGAGACCGAAGGAATCCTCCCATGACGAGGATACAAGTAAATCACCAGAAAACAATCCTCAAGTTCCAAATCGTTCCATGAAAACACCGTCAAAAGTGGTTAATGAATTGTCACCCACTTTTAGTCCTGCGAATCCATCAAAAGGCTCAAGTAGAAACTTGTCAAAAGCTTCTGTTGCGAGAGAATTGCTGAAGCTAGATCCTGAAAATGTACTACCAAATCAGCAGAGAAAAGATTCTAGAAGAAGGAAGGATATGGCCCATGTCAGTATTCTATTAAGCCATCATTTGGATGATGATGTTGTCAAGCGTCAGAAGAAG ATCTTGGCACGCTTACGAGGTTCTGAAGCATTTTCAATGGCCGATGCAACACACTTTGTTGCAGATAGATTCTGCCGCACAAAGAACATGCTAGAAGCAATAACTATTGGCAAGCCAATAGTTACATCGATGTGGCTTGAAAATTGTGGAGAAGCAGGTTGTTTTATTGATGAGAGGAAGTATATTCTGagggatgaaaagaaggaaaaagaGATAGGTTTCAGCATGCCTATATCACTGGCCTCAGCttgcaatcatcctcttctgctg GGAAAACGAGTTTTTGTAACATCAAATGTGAAACCAAGTCAAGCAGTGGTGACTAGCTTGGTCAAAGCATCATCGGGGCAG CCACTGGAGAGGGTAGGACGGTCCATAATGAATGAGAAGGAAGTAGCTCCGGACCTACTGGTTATCTCATGTGAAGAAGACTACCAAACCTGTGCACCGCTGCTCGAGAAAG GTGCGAGTGTTTTCAGCGTGGAGTTTCTGCTAAACGGTATCGTCATTCAGAAGCTGGAGTACGAGAG GCACCGCCTTTTCTTGGACCGAGTCAAACAGACCCGCTCGTCGCGGTGGTTGAAGGACACCGTGCAGGACCGGTTTGTCCCTGTACCCAAGCGTCGCCGTAGATAG